One window of Thioclava sp. GXIMD4216 genomic DNA carries:
- a CDS encoding ammonium transporter: MEQELASLSEQLAQLKESVAATNGTFSETFYFLTIPLMVLIHAGFLAYEMGASRSKNALSAGIKNILAFAMIVPFFYFVGWWIYWAFPTGLSGSEGPMGTSGFAYANGIALPWSEYMGPNLSDRSSGVFWGAFVLFAATTASILSGGVIERIKLTGFIILSIVLGAFVWILAAAWGWHADGWLVTKFGYHDFGASGVVHAIAGFFTLGVLINLGPRIGKFNADGSANHIAGHSMPMTLVGLMLIIAGFWGFLMGCVIVPGESWSWSGTIEASIYGTPMTLSGMTFNVLMGFAGGIIGAWMITRDPFWMMSGALGGIISCAAGIDLWYPPMAFAIGFIGACAMPFVASFIERRGIDDAVGAVAVHGFLGLWGVIVVGIAASGYPALFGEDVIHISFTGQLIGAAVMAVMGFVPGYVVSLVLKLMGELRVPREAEELGLDLVKVPASAYPEAIHPSVSPAE, encoded by the coding sequence TTGGAACAAGAGCTCGCTTCCCTGTCTGAACAGCTTGCCCAGCTCAAGGAAAGTGTCGCCGCCACCAATGGCACCTTCTCTGAGACCTTCTACTTTCTGACCATCCCGCTCATGGTGCTGATCCATGCCGGTTTTCTTGCCTATGAAATGGGGGCCTCGCGGTCCAAAAACGCGCTTTCTGCGGGGATCAAGAACATTCTCGCCTTCGCGATGATCGTCCCGTTCTTCTACTTTGTCGGCTGGTGGATCTATTGGGCCTTCCCCACCGGTCTGAGCGGATCGGAAGGGCCGATGGGCACTTCGGGCTTTGCCTATGCCAATGGCATCGCGCTGCCGTGGAGCGAATATATGGGCCCCAATCTCAGCGACCGGTCCTCGGGCGTGTTCTGGGGCGCCTTTGTGCTGTTTGCCGCCACCACCGCCTCGATCCTGTCGGGCGGCGTGATCGAGCGGATCAAACTGACGGGGTTCATCATCCTGTCGATCGTTCTGGGCGCCTTTGTCTGGATCTTGGCCGCCGCATGGGGCTGGCATGCCGATGGCTGGCTGGTGACCAAGTTCGGTTATCATGATTTCGGAGCCTCGGGCGTCGTCCATGCCATTGCCGGCTTCTTCACGCTGGGCGTGCTGATCAATCTCGGGCCGCGGATCGGCAAGTTCAATGCCGATGGCAGTGCCAACCATATCGCGGGGCATTCCATGCCGATGACGCTGGTCGGGCTAATGCTGATCATTGCAGGTTTCTGGGGCTTCCTGATGGGCTGCGTCATCGTTCCGGGCGAAAGCTGGAGCTGGTCGGGCACGATCGAGGCCAGCATCTACGGCACGCCGATGACGCTTTCGGGCATGACGTTCAACGTCCTTATGGGCTTTGCGGGCGGTATTATCGGGGCATGGATGATTACCCGTGATCCGTTCTGGATGATGTCGGGGGCGCTTGGCGGGATCATCTCCTGCGCGGCAGGGATCGACCTGTGGTATCCGCCTATGGCCTTTGCAATCGGCTTCATCGGCGCCTGCGCCATGCCCTTTGTGGCCTCGTTCATCGAACGGCGCGGCATTGACGATGCGGTGGGCGCGGTTGCAGTGCACGGCTTCCTCGGGCTTTGGGGCGTGATTGTCGTCGGCATCGCGGCCTCGGGCTATCCGGCCCTTTTCGGCGAGGATGTCATCCATATCTCCTTCACCGGACAGTTGATCGGGGCAGCCGTCATGGCGGTGATGGGCTTCGTGCCGGGCTATGTCGTCTCGCTGGTCCTGAAACTGATGGGCGAGCTGCGTGTGCCGCGCGAGGCCGAGGAGCTTGGGCTCGATTTGGTCAAAGTGCCAGCCTCCGCCTATCCCGAAGCCATCCATCCCTCTGTCAGCCCCGCAGAATGA